The bacterium region TTTAAGGACAACCTCTGTTGAATAGAAAGAATCTTCAGCAGACAACAGGCAAGTACCTTCTTTTTTTATATGAGAGACAAAATCAGGGAAGAAAAATCTTGAAGGGGTGGTATCAACTGAAACAGGAGGATTATCATTTGTTACCAGAGTTGTCTTCCCTTCTTTAACCTCAATTATACCTTTATCCCCTGCTACCCTTATTCTGTCATCACCGTGTCCGCCGGCCTTTTCAGGATTAAGAAAATCTATATTAGCCGAGCCAAAAGTTCCATTTTTAAATGAAAGCCCAACTATGGCACAACTTTCAAGGTCTTGATGGTTAGAGTTACCCTCTCTTGTGTGACGGGCAAAGATTGTTTCAACAGGAGAGTCCATTATCCAAAGCATCAAATCTATACCGTGTATACCAACATAAGGTATAGTTCCTCCATAAAAATTTCTATCTCTGAAAAGAAAAGAACGGTTACCAAGTTTATATGTTTTTTGAACAGTTACCATTAAAGGAGTTCCGATGCTACCTTTCTTTATTTCATTATATGCAGCAAGAAACAGAGGGCTATATCTCATCTCCAACATAGATACATACTCAACCCCTGAGGTTTTATATACTTCTTTTAATTCCTCTAACCCTTCAAGAGTTAAAGCAGAAGGTTTTTCTGAAATACAATGAATACCTCTCTTAAGAAGTTGCATAGTAATCTCTTGGTTTAGGTAATAATACGAACCAACAGCGGCAATATCTGGTTTCAACTCATCAATCATTTGTAAGTAATCATCATAAATCTTAATATCAGGATAATACTGGTTGTAAACTGCAGCTCTCTTAGAAATATCTTCCTCTTTACAACCAGGTGAAAAACCGACTATTTTGGCGTTAGTAGATTTATCAATATCTCTAAAGACAATACCACTATGCCCACAGGTACCAATTATAACAATTTTCATAAAAACTCCCCTTATGTTTTAAATGGGTAATCTTCTCTTTTGTTCTTAGTCTGCTAAAAGCCCCTCCACCTACGCCAAGGTATACCTGCAGAAGCTTGTATTTTAGCGTAGGTTGGCTTCGGCGGATAAAGCTCGCAAGACAAACTACAAAAGACGGAATGGGGGGCTGTTAACAAAAGGTTCAAGCCTTTTGTTCCCCTACTCGCCCATTTTATGCCAAAACGCCCAATTTGTAATCCTGAACTTGTTTCAGGATCTCTAACTTAATCAACGCTGGTAAAAGGCACAACGTGAAAAACAAGATTCCGGATCAAGTCCGGAATGACAATCTTTCCTTATTTGCCTCTCCTCTGGGGGAGAGGATGGAAGGTGAGGGGTTATTTAAATCTTAAGAATCTTTTTAGCGTTTGCGCCAGTAATCTTAGAATATGCCTCTTTTGATATTTTCCCTTCCTTTAAGTTATCTTTAAAATAATTGATAATTTTTTCTGGAATATCTGGTTCTTGATGGCAGAGGTCTGTTCCTAAAAGAAGTTTATCTTGAAACTCCTCAACAAATTTATATCCAAACTCTCTATCTCTTGTTATTGCATTATAACCACTGCCTGCAGAAAGGTCACCATAAAGATTTGGATATTTTCTCATTAAAATTTCTATTTTACCGGGAGATTTTACTGGACCAACAGGGTACTCGTCTCTCTTGTCCAAATTTATATCCCCGCTTATCTCATCCCAAAAAGCCATAGCGTGTCCAATAAAAATCGTTTCAGGACATTCTCTAAGAACTTTTTCAAAGCGCGGCAACCCTGGGCTATCAACAAGCCCATAAAACCCACCAAACTCTCTATACAAATGAAACAGTACCGGAAACCCAATTTTACCACATTGTTTAAATAAGTTTATACAGAAAGGGTCGTCTATATAAAGGTTGGGGGTAAGTTCTCCAAACCCTTTACAACCAGCATCTTTATAAAAGTTTAATATCCAGGAAAAATCAGTATCGGGAGAATTGTTACCTGAACGTGGGTCAACGCAACAAAAAGGAATAAATCTGTCTGGATGCCTCTTGTATGACTTTATGACTTCTTCGGTTCTATATGGGAAAAAATTGTTTTCTGGGCTTTCACCTAACGGAAGAAGTACAGATTTTTCTATTCCAAGAGTATCCATTCTTTTTAGAAGGTCTTCTTCTGTAAAAGGTTTTCTATTCCATACTGCAAGAATGTGACTGTGTATATCTATCATTTTTATCCTTATTCTCTCCATTAACCTCTTTGCAACCCTCGAGGTTTATCATTACTATTGTTTTTATCCTTACTTTTGCCACCTAACGCCCCAGTTTGTTATCCTGAACTTGTTTCAGGATCTCTAACCTAACCTACGCTGGTAAAAGGCACAACGTGAAAAACGAGATTCCGGATCAAGTCCGGAATGACAAACGTGGGGGGTAACTTCATCCTTTATCATTACGTTTTTTCGTTTTCTCTTAACTTGTTAAAAGCCCCTCCACCTACGCCAAGGTATACCTGCCGAAGCTTGTATTTTAGCGTAGGTTG contains the following coding sequences:
- a CDS encoding amidohydrolase, yielding MERIRIKMIDIHSHILAVWNRKPFTEEDLLKRMDTLGIEKSVLLPLGESPENNFFPYRTEEVIKSYKRHPDRFIPFCCVDPRSGNNSPDTDFSWILNFYKDAGCKGFGELTPNLYIDDPFCINLFKQCGKIGFPVLFHLYREFGGFYGLVDSPGLPRFEKVLRECPETIFIGHAMAFWDEISGDINLDKRDEYPVGPVKSPGKIEILMRKYPNLYGDLSAGSGYNAITRDREFGYKFVEEFQDKLLLGTDLCHQEPDIPEKIINYFKDNLKEGKISKEAYSKITGANAKKILKI
- a CDS encoding Gfo/Idh/MocA family oxidoreductase, producing MKIVIIGTCGHSGIVFRDIDKSTNAKIVGFSPGCKEEDISKRAAVYNQYYPDIKIYDDYLQMIDELKPDIAAVGSYYYLNQEITMQLLKRGIHCISEKPSALTLEGLEELKEVYKTSGVEYVSMLEMRYSPLFLAAYNEIKKGSIGTPLMVTVQKTYKLGNRSFLFRDRNFYGGTIPYVGIHGIDLMLWIMDSPVETIFARHTREGNSNHQDLESCAIVGLSFKNGTFGSANIDFLNPEKAGGHGDDRIRVAGDKGIIEVKEGKTTLVTNDNPPVSVDTTPSRFFFPDFVSHIKKEGTCLLSAEDSFYSTEVVLKARLSADEKKTINI